A DNA window from Jaculus jaculus isolate mJacJac1 chromosome 1, mJacJac1.mat.Y.cur, whole genome shotgun sequence contains the following coding sequences:
- the LOC101603860 gene encoding olfactory receptor 10J1-like, which produces MLRENHTVVSEFVFQGFSSFHDHKLTLFMVFLTLYLFTLTGNVTIVTIISIDRHLHTPMYFFLSMLSVSETMYTLVIVPRMLSSLVESSQPISLAGCAAQMFFFITLAINNCFLLTAMGYDRYVAICNPLRYSIIMNKTVCAQLVWGAFSTGLLVAIIQIASVFRLPFCNREVAHYFCDIRPVMKLSCVDTTLHDIINFIISSLVIVVPMGLVFISYILIISTILKIASAEGRKKAFATCASHLTVVIIHYGCASIAYLKPKSENTRDQDQLISVTYTVFTPLLNPVVYTLRNKEVKDALYRAISKNPLA; this is translated from the coding sequence ATGCTGAGAGAAAATCACACAGTGGTAAGTGAGTTTGTCTTCCAGGGTTTCTCCAGCTTTCATGACCACAAGCTTACCCTCTTTATGGTATTTCTAACCTTGTACCTGTTCACTCTGACTGGCAATGTCACCATTGTGACAATTATCAGCATTGACCGCCATCTCCACACTCCCATGTACTTCTTTCTTAGCATGCTTTCTGTGTCAGAGACCATGTACACATTGGTCATTGTACCACGGATGCTCTCCAGTCTTGTAGAGTCAAGTCAACCCATTTCTTTGGCTGGCTGTGCTGCTCAGATGTTCTTTTTTATCACTTTGGCCATCAACAACTGCTTTCTGCTCACGGCCATGGGGTATGACCGCTATGTAGCCATCTGCAACCCCTTGAGGTACTCCATCATCATGAACAAGACAGTATGTGCCCAGCTGGTGTGGGGAGCCTTCAGCACTGGGCTGCTTGTGGCCATAATCCAGATTGCATCTGTGTTCAGGCTGCCCTTTTGTAACAGGGAAGTGGCCCATTATTTCTGTGACATCCGCCCAGTTATGAAACTCTCCTGTGTTGATACCACTCTACATGATATAATTAACTTTATCATCAGCTCACTCGTTATTGTGGTGCCCATGGGTTTGGTGTTCATCTCTTACATCCTCATCATCTCTACCATCCTCAAGATTGCCTCTGCCGAGGGCAGGAAGAAAGCTTTTGCAACCTGTGCCTCCCACCTCACTGTGGTCATCATCCACTATGGTTGTGCCTCCATTGCTTACCTCAAGCCCAAGTCAGAGAATACCAGGGATCAGGACCAGCTGATCTCTGTCACTTATACTGTTTTTACTCCACTCCTTAACCCCGTGGTATATACTTTGAGGAACAAGGAGGTCAAAGATGCCCTTTACCGTGCTATTAGCAAAAACCCTCTGGCCTAG